One Coffea eugenioides isolate CCC68of chromosome 2, Ceug_1.0, whole genome shotgun sequence genomic window, tTACCAAACAGAAAAGGACCAGCTGCATACTCCACAGATATCTCAATAAGAAGACGAAATTTTTTTCCAGTATGAATACAACCAAAACAAAAGATTACTCATCATTCTTCCTCTCAAGAAAGACATGAAAATACCAGCAACCAAAGACAAACCATGCACAACTTTTTCATTTTACTGCTGTAGTCCCATCTTATCTCTTTGAAGGATGTTGTTACATTTCCACAGGGAAAATTAAAGACAAAAGTTTTAAAGTTTAATTTAGTTAATAAGACATATCTTTTTCCCCTAACAGACCAGAGAGATAGCTATCAGTAATGAGCATCAGATCTATGAATAAAAGTTCTCTGCCACAATCAGGCTTTACTTGATATTCATATCGAGCAACTTCTCTACTACTACTTTCTTTCTCTTACCTTATAGATCCTAAACTTCTACACCTAATAACGAGCCACCACAACTAGAGAGGAGGCCCTTCGTGTTATTACAAACTTACAACAAAATGAATTTTATGGTGCCAAAAAAGAACAGTTTGAGAAGGAAAGATACAGAGTATGTATGCAGACTATAAATACATTATTTTCAGATGGAACTCGAAGTAATATTTTTGACGCCAGATGTTTTCTGTCTTCTAGACAATAAACATAACAAACTCACAAGTTTCGAAGAAAATAGGCATTATTTAGGTAATTCCTAGAGTAGTTCCCACAGTAAATCTTCAGTAAGTAACTAGATCATCAATGACATTACATACCACTGACCTTTTCCGCTTTTGATGTAACTGCATTTAATCTCTTTTCAGCATCATGTACTCTATGCTCAAGCGTGTGGATCTCAAAATTGTTTCTCCTTGAGACAGACCAAAGAAGTTGAAGCTGCAAAATCACCAATTCTACTCTTTATATATGTTCAACAATTGAACAAATTACTTATTTGGAAAACATAAGTGGATTTAAAATTCCATACCTCTCCTTCAAGAGCAGAAAGCTTTTCCTTTGCATGTGAGGAAACATCCTGCAATCAAATCAGATATCTAATCATGTATTTATCATCATCTTTCAGCaagtacttttcccattttatTCAACGTTTCATTTAAAAGGCTAAGAACAGTTTCTATTTTCTTCTGCCACAAATCATTATCTCAGTCTTGACAATCATGTGCAGTTTAACAACGTACAATGACTAGATGCATATTAACCATATCAACATCGTACTACCAAATGGATGAACAGCTAACAAGAACTGTGCTCAGAACAAGAAAATTAACCTGTAAAAAACAACGGAAAATGCGCAGGCAGAAAAAAAAGACCATAGTTGCTGTCAACTACCTCATCATTCCCTATGACAGGTCTCTCCCTCAAACACAAATTTCTGCTAATACAttggttgggggggggggggaagtgTTGTTCCATATAAAGAACTAAATGATTTTTGTCTGAGACCAACTAATTTGTTGATTACTAGCAAAAGCACACTTGTCCGTTCAAAAAACACCGAGTGCAGCAACTTGTCAAGCTTGTAATAGAGGACCAACCTCAAAGCTTTTTAAAGCAGTCTTTAGAAGATCTATCTCAAGGTTCAAGTCCTCAATTTTCTTCTCACATTCTCTGGCATGTAGACCTTTAGCATTCAAATCCTGGGAGCTTTTCACAAGTGCAGACTCTGCATTGATACTACCACATTGTCAAGATTCTCTGTCCAATGACTGCGTCGCTGTCAGTCAATAAGAGTACTAGTACTAGAGACAAAATGCAAAAATCTATCCCACCCACATAATAATCTTATTTATCATGTTCCTCCTGACAGAAACAATGGTTAAAATTGTTCGAGCCACATATTTCAGAAGAAAGGAGAGAAATTCACAGGATTAAAATCTTATTAACACATCCTAAGATTGGTTCATTTAGCAAATACATAAAATCTAAAATGACTAAATTCAAATTCTTCGGAATACCGTCTGGTGATGAATAGAGTTTAAAGAAGTGACCTAATTGAGCGAGCTTAAACTGGGCTTCCTTGACTTCGCGTAATAGAGAGTCGCATGTCGTCGGCGAGTCTCCGGACAAAGCAGTCCGAGTGCTGACTTGAGAAGTCAAAGCCGTCGTTGATTCGAGGAATGAGACAAGAGGCGTGAACGTAGCCACAAACAAAGCTAAGAGAATCGACATTCCAATCCTACTACCGCTTTCAGCTTTTGCTCTTTAGAAGTTTGAGTCGTACGAGGAAAGATTTGATCGTCACTTGTCAGATGACCCCTCCCTAACTAAACTAACTACTACTTTCAACCGTTACATTACAACGAGTCGGGTTATTTAGAGataaaatatgaaagaaaagaacaaaatttaTGAAGCTAAGCCGAAGCGTATTAAAATATATCTGGGAGCATAATTCCATTTTTGGCATTTCTCTCTAAATATTGGACATCTTGTTGATCTTCAAATGCCCAAAATGCACGCTAATTCCcccttctccttcttcttcattttttttttttgggccccTTGTTTTGGTAAATCTGAAAGCtactgtttcttttctttaacagtTTTAGAGGAAAATTCATTTCTTCATTTATATCTGCTTTTATTCCccctttctttttcatttgaaaCCCTGGCAGAGTTAGAACGTTGTTAGAAATTTATAAACTTCCTTTCCCCATCGAAATTGTACATTTTCAGGTCCAAGGTCAATAAGAATGGGAAGAAAATTAGTAGCTATAAAGTAGAAACAACAAATTCTGCAGAAACAATAAAGTAGCAAACCCACTCAAATCTATAGATATCTATCTGCCTATTAGTAACCTGGAGGTCCTTGACAAGGCTATTGCGAAACTGCATTGAGTTGGTGTTTGCTACTATctagtactccctccgtcccaaaaATATctagtactccctccgtcccaaaaATTTCGTCCCCCTTAGAAAACTGTGCTTTTTATGAATAGTTCCTGCATAGGTGAGTTGCTTACCGTTTTGTCCCTCGCCAAAGCTCTTCATGTGCTTTTGAAAACTGTGCTTTTTATGAATAGTTCCTGCATAAGTGAGTTGCTTACCGTTTTGTCCCTCGCCAAAGCTCTTCGTGTAAATGCAATAGGTTCAGGTATTGATCCCAATTCAAATTAAAAGCCTAAACAACTACTGGAGGGTAGAACCacaacttttgttttgtttgcaTATATCTTGTGCGTGCTTTGCACGCTGAGGTCTCAACCAAGTTCCTTATGATTTTTCACTCCACGCACGTATTCATATGAACTTTTCAAACACATGAATACTGAACAAGTGGGCTCAAAGGGCACACTTAACTTGATTATTGTGGGGACCAAAAGGGTAAAAGAGTGAAATTGAATGAAAAGTCTTTACTATTTTTAACAAGtgacaaatattttgggatatctTAAAATAGaaagtatgacactttcaatgggacggagggagtacctGCCAAAGTTAAGGAGCTGCAGGCCTTACCCCCATCTGTTACCCAAGCTAACCGAGACCTTGCTCAATCAGGGGGACGTCTTTTGACATTATCATCTATTGGGGTTCCATGTATAGTATCATAAAATCTATTGAGACAGAATGAGAGATACAAGTTGCATTCCACATCATGGACGAAACCATTTATTGCAGCTTCTAACTTCAGCGATGAATTTATCTTGATGTAAGAGAGGACGCACTTTATTGCCTTTCTGATGCTGATGCAACCATTTCTGCAGCTTCTACCAGGGAATGAATAAATTTCCAGTGTCTAAAGCAACTGAGAAGAAGCATTGTGGTGATGTGATCACACACCCTTGCCACTGATTGTACTTTAGAGAGCATAGATCATGACAGGAAAGACAAGGTAGTACTTTGCCCATGCAAACAGGCTGCTTCTGCCTATCAATTCAGGACGGCTCTCTAGATACATTATTGCTGCTATTGGAACTCTCAATGTTTTGCATCAAAAAGGGCATTTACAAGGTTCAATTCCCCAGGTATGCTTTGCGTATTCTTCTATTGTTTTGTCACTGCTGAACTTTCCAGAGCCAGCCGTACTCAGGATGCTCATATGAATCCACTTCTCTGGATCAACAAATGTTCTATCAGCAGCAGCCTGCAACAATATCATGTTGATTTAGTCCTACCACAATTTTAAGGAAGCAAAACAATTGCCCAGGGCCAGAACACTACCTGAGCCTCTAAATAACTAGCAAAATCATATCCCAGGAGATAAAAATCTTTCCCATCCTCCAAAGTGTCGCATAATGACTTGAAATAGTCTTTGAAGCCAAAATAACCATCTCGGACCATTCTGCAAATCATGGACACACTGATTCAGTAAAAAGAAGTTTAATGATGAGTTTGAATAGTCATTGCACAAGCACATATTGGGACGGCAAGGCACAGAAGATATAATTCACAAAGAGGGTGAATATTAGGATTTGCAGCCAACCTCTTACATGGAAGTTTACAAATATGCATAATTTTTCAGATGCGCTATAGGAATTTATGGTTTTCCCCTCTAGTTGGAGCCAAAGGTTCTAACCATACATATGTCAGAACTCAGCAGGAAGGAAAGCAAAACACAGAACTACAACAACAGAGCAATCATTGATGAGAACAGTGAGATTGCTTAATGACTCTTTACCTTACAACTCTCAAAAACTGAAGGGGTGCTTTGAGTGAAGCTCCCTTCTCACGCAATGCTGGAACTTCATTCACTTTTGCACCAAATAAGAACTGCCAAATTTTGAGGAGTGAATTCATCATATAAGCAAGAGTAAATGGCAAGACAACCAATAATTCAATGGTGAGGATGCCTTAAAGCTAGAGCACACCAGTCAAAGTAAATTTGCATAAACACATATCCAAAGAACTGCAAACCCAATAAGGTCAAACTCCATATGCTTATGCATTAACAACACATCTTTGGATATCAAGTCAAAGTTGCATTCTTCCTGCTAGCACATTCTCAGATTGTATTTTAGTAGCTTTCAGCATAACAGCTCATCAGCTTAATAGAGATCCATTACTTGCTATGGCCATACAGTGGCAACAGAACTGTTACTATTGTTACAATCGATATAAATAGGTGCCATGTCACAAAATACTGGTTTAAATGCTCAACATGTTGACTAAATTCAGTTGACAAACCACCATGCAAGTGCATTGCAACAATGTATACGCGTCATatcaaattaaaagaaaaggcaTACACACATGCGCACATACAAACACAAACAATCCAAGGACAAACAAATTACCATTTTCTTGCACTTCTAAAAGAACAACAAATtgcaaaacaaaggaaaaaaacgAAGGTATCTAGACCTTTGTTCTTTTATAAAGCCTGCTCTTCAGAGCATCATAACTTACATCCTAATGGAAGAAATCATTCTGAATGCATTAAGAAGCTTTTGGATGCTACAGTTGGACAAGGTTTTAAACCTTCATAAAACCTAAGCATAAAATGAGCAAAAAAAGTAactcaattcacatggaattttcttttctcattttataACTTTTCACTAGCACATCAAAAACAACTGCTTTCCATCCTAGCATTTTCTTTATGGAGTTTTCACCACATGTCAAAAGCTGTCAGAATCTTCAGTATGCATGCATTTTTGCTAAGGCATTCACTCTTGAGCAAACTTCAAATGAAAATTGCCTTTCACCATGCAAAACTATCAAAAGAAAATCTTTTTAAAGCAGATC contains:
- the LOC113761521 gene encoding uncharacterized protein LOC113761521 isoform X1, translating into MSILLALFVATFTPLVSFLESTTALTSQVSTRTALSGDSPTTCDSLLREVKEAQFKLAQLESALVKSSQDLNAKGLHARECEKKIEDLNLEIDLLKTALKSFEDVSSHAKEKLSALEGELQLLWSVSRRNNFEIHTLEHRVHDAEKRLNAVTSKAEKMADIVSEQWIQIQQLEQAVQMIQVRALKVRRQLRTARCPFVKFVRSLFAERLEMLKGILDPYIATGRSVLERSPHHLQRTFSTVEYCHHWLQGCIKQSMLRNEFTAVLANDEVVFFLASALVTFPILSTACYFHHVLYKLG
- the LOC113761521 gene encoding uncharacterized protein LOC113761521 isoform X2, giving the protein MSILLALFVATFTPLVSFLESTTALTSQVSTRTALSGDSPTTCDSLLREVKEAQFKLAQLESALVKSSQDLNAKGLHARECEKKIEDLNLEIDLLKTALKSFEDVSSHAKEKLSALEGELQLLWSVSRRNNFEIHTLEHRVHDAEKRLNAVTSKAEKMADIVSEQWIQIQQLEQAVQMIQVRALKVRRQLRTARCPFVKFVRSLFAERLEMLKGILDPYIATGRSVLERSPHHLQRTFSTVEYCHHWASALVTFPILSTACYFHHVLYKLG